Proteins encoded in a region of the Nicotiana tomentosiformis chromosome 9, ASM39032v3, whole genome shotgun sequence genome:
- the LOC117281169 gene encoding uncharacterized protein translates to MVAPPNFEEGQSTYRPPRFNGQYFGWWQTRMHDFIINEDSKLWDVICDGPFVPMKVFGEGTKTVPKKRKEYNGADRKVVEKNFKAKKIIVCGIGPDEYNRISACESAKEI, encoded by the coding sequence atggttgctccaccaaactttgagGAAGGACAATCAACCTATAGACCCCCAAGATTCAACGGCCAATACTTTGGTTGGTGGCAAACAAGAATGCATGACTTCATTATAAATGAAGATTCCAAGCTTTGGGATGTGATTTGTGATGGTCCCTTTGTCCCTATGAAGGTTTTTGGAGAGGGAACAAAGACTGTtccaaagaaaagaaaagaatacaATGGTGCTGACCGAAAAGTTGTTGAGAAGAACTTCAAGGCGAAGAAGATTATTGTGTGTGGTATTGGTCCAGACGAGTATAATCGTATCTCGGCATGTGAATCTGCCAAGGAAATCTAG